Proteins co-encoded in one Podospora pseudoanserina strain CBS 124.78 chromosome 7 map unlocalized CBS124.78p_7, whole genome shotgun sequence genomic window:
- a CDS encoding uncharacterized protein (COG:O; EggNog:ENOG503NWTJ) has translation MAETASPVVMVATPAHRPLHPFFTPNRMTPHALESEAAESSPISTPITAKDNSKTEDDTAVNHALESGGKKRRNVNSSDALEAEEPQKQKANKRARVSGASIIASLFTKVKQSEPCPTDTPELVGKHEGSSATQPSSNDTSSTAASTEPSAPGKTAPKPKKLLLLDPKTGTIGPPPVPKATPTVQGTVAAGEKQAPKKRGRKPKAMVVCIKYGTDMETRTRIGTRINSILSATPAQPAVESESPQASGTEKTYPTAPKTAAPTSSKSTHPFFLGKAKKQEAVPEDVKPSEPTSPRPTKTKSKIFGSTPFSPKKPRTAQVHKAPLPQFGVKNLGLKFPGAKQPAWPWQGMVHIRGDEDEPEAIGRPETQVAEDNLCLLAARKSKGLSVKVPLAESVLALTAMTLNIESLVKDIRNINTDVVVPPPPELRLPQKHFESGSKLQARILPELKTFQTSAPGKNGTQRTLFTKDTGGKAQPPAQLSLLFASISSSLSAFDQSQCETVNWVQKYAPTCAAEVLQPGQEAFLLKEWLQALVVQSVDTGSKDDKVSPRSKAKHGKKKRRRRLDGFIVSSDNEDYGLDDFSGDEADWTASGARGILRKTVIRSLSLSKGEKMANTLIISGPPGCGKTTMVHAVANELNFEIFEINSSTRRAGKDVLAKIGDMTRNHHVRQHESSTPGDNNDAKGEDETAADIKSGKQSTMASFFKPNPVVAAKPKSSTVASGETAAPTDVKKGSSRSQRQSLILLEEVDVLYDEDKQFWSTVVDLITQSRRPFIITCNDETLVPLHTLRMHGIFRLSPPPRDLAIDRLILIAANEGHALARQAVETLYDSRDCDIRAATMDLQYWCQMGVGDRRGGFDWFYPRWPKGVDLDENQEVVRVVSEGTYQPGMNLLARDSIVSDKTTPLQAEEELVEQAWESWGVDLGNWEDTLRLGTWAEKINPVSATPAGRLGALEAFGEMTEALSVADICSLGSFATHKEETMDATLPGLSEKAQGDFVQGLSHLDSPCTTHYDSLVTSLPLTIKSLGKASLKKRIEALQDQSADEFCPLTESQAVQCLQTSFTSPTPGSMAITRMDFAFAFDNIATPESSSAIPASYLDPSVFDRTLKLIVLDVAPYVRGIVAYEQSLQKQRLKMSSLLSEGGKGTQGTKRMRTTRAALSAMEGGSRSNKRGERWFKAELNPYLVARTGGKGWNPGLDLDELPIPPSPLKRSPMKSSAGEGTSPEASPVKPKKAVGKRGRKPKVQKIVVDEEDTADEV, from the exons ATGGCCGAGACTGCATCTCCAGTAGTCATGGTTGCAACTCCGGCTCACCGACCCCTACACCCTTTCTTCACACCAAACCGAATGACCCCGCATGCCCTCGAAAGTGAGGCTGCCGAATCCTCCCCTATATCGACTCCGATCACCGCGAAGGACAACAGTAAAACAGAAGATGATACGGCGGTGAATCATGCACTCGAAAGTGGCGGCAAAAAGAGACGCAATGTGAACAGCAGTGACGCACTGGAAGCCGAGGAGCCGCAGAAACAAAAGGCAAACAAACGGGCGAGGGTCTCTGGGGCTAGTATCATTGCCAGTCTCTTCACCAAAGTCAAGCAAAGCGAACCATGTCCAACAGATACGCCAGAGCTTGTGGGTAAGCATGAGGGTTCGTCTGCAACGCAACCAAGCAGTAACGACACCTCCAGCACTGCCGCTTCAACAGAACCCTCAGCGCCAGGAAAAACTGCACCGAAGCCCAAAAAACTCTTGCTTCTTGACCCCAAGACTGGAACAATCGGCCCTCCCCCAGTACCCAAGGCGACACCAACTGTGCAGGGAACTGTTGCGGCGGGTGAAAAACAGGCCCCCAAGAAACGTGGCAGGAAGCCAAAGGCAATGGTAGTGTGCATCAAATATGGAACAGACATGGAAACTCGGACTCGAATTGGCACGCGCATCAATTCTATACTGTCTGCCACACCTGCACAGCCGGCAGTTGAATCTGAATCCCCGCAGGCATCTGGCACGGAGAAGACATACCCCACGGCTCCAAAGACAGCAgctccaacatcatccaaATCGACACATCCATTCTTTCTCGGCAAGGCCAAAAAGCAGGAGGCGGTACCCGAAGATGTCAAGCCCAGTGAACCGACCTCGCCCCGGCCTACCAAGACCAAGTCAAAAATATTCGGCTCAACGCCTTTCTCCCCTAAGAAGCCACGGACCGCGCAGGTGCACAAAGCCCCCCTACCTCAGTTCGGCGTCAAGAACCTGGGCCTCAAATTCCCGGGGGCCAAGCAGCCAGCATGGCCGTGGCAGGGGATGGTGCATATTCGaggcgacgaggacgagccTGAGGCGATCGGAAGACCAGAGACCCAGGTGGCAGAGGACAATCTGTGTTTATTGGCAGCTCGGAAGTCAAAGGGCCTTTCTGTCAAGGTGCCCCTTGCTGAGTCAGTGTTGGCCCTCACAGCCATGACCTTGAACATAGAATCCCTTGTCAAAGACATTCGCAATATCAATACGGATGTAGTcgtccctcctcctccggagCTGCGACTTCCTCAGAAACATTTTGAGAGTGGAAGTAAGCTTCAGGCACGTATCCTTCCGGAGCTCAAAACTTTCCAGACATCTGCACCAGGCAAGAACGGGACTCAGCGTACACTCTTTACTAAAGACACGGGTGGAAAAGCTCAGCCACCAGCTCAGctctcccttctttttgcgtcaatctcttcctctctttctGCATTCGACCAGTCCCAGTGTGAGACGGTCAATTGGGTCCAAAAGTACGCCCCCACATGCGCTGCCGAGGTTCTCCAGCCTGGCCAAGAGGCTTTTCTCCTGAAGGAATGGCTGCAAGCACTGGTGGTTCAGTCGGTTGACACAGGGTCAAAAGATGACAAAGTCAGTCCACGGTCCAAGGCGAAGCatgggaagaagaagcgacGCAGAAGGCTCGACGGGTTCATCGTTTCTAGTGACAACGAGGACTATGGGCTGGATGACTTCTCTGGCGACGAAGCAGACTGGACCGCTAGTGGCGCCAGGGGCATCTTGAGAAAGACGGTCATCCGGTCTCTGAGTTTGAGCAAGGGCGAAAAGATGGCCAATACACTTATCATCAGCGGTCCCCCGGGCTGTGGCAAAACGACCATGGTTCATGCAGTTGCAAATGAGCTGAACTTTGAAATCTTTGAGATCAATTCCAGCACGAGACGAGCTGGAAAGGACGTACTCGCCAAGATTGGTGACATGACCAGAAATCATCATGTCCGGCAGCATGAGTCCAGTACCCCGGGAGACAACAATGACGCCAAGGGTGAGGACGAAACTGCAGCCGATATAAAGTCGGGCAAGCAGTCTACCATGGCTTCATTCTTCAAACCAAATCCGGTGGTGGCTGCAAAACCAAAATCATCAACAGTCGCGTCAGGCgagacagcagcaccaacagaTGTCAAGAAGGGTTCTTCTAGAAGCCAAAGGCAGTCCTTGAttctgctggaggaggttgatgttctTTATGATGAGGACAAGCAGTTTTGGTCAACAGTGGTTGACCTTATCACACAATCCCGACGCCCCTTCATCATTACGTGCAATGATGAGACTCTGGTTCCTTTACACACCTTGAGGATGCATGGCATCTTCCGGCTCAGCCCACCCCCGAGAGATCTTGCCATTGATCGTCTCATTCTTATTGCAGCAAATGAGGGTCATGCGCTTGCCCGCCAGGCTGTCGAGACACTCTACGACTCACGAGATTGCGACATCCGTGCGGCCACAATGGACCTCCAATACTGGTGTCAGATGGGAGTTGGTGACCGCAGAGGAGGGTTTGACTGGTTTTATCCTCGCTGGCCAAAAGGGGTGGACCTTGACGAGAACCAGGAGGTAGTTCGGGTCGTCAGTGAGGGCACCTACCAGCCAGGCATGAACCTGTTGGCGAGGGACAGCATTGTCAGTGACAAGACAACACCCCTgcaggcagaggaggaactTGTTGAGCAAGCTTGGGAGAGTTGGGGCGTTGATCTCGGGAACTGGGAGGACACGCTTCGTCTTGGTACTTGGGCGGAAAAGATCAATCCCGTCAGCGCAACCCCCGCTGGGCGGCTTGGTGCTCTTGAGGCCTTTGGTGAGATGACAGAGGCCTTGAGCGTGGCTGACATCTGCTCACTGGGGTCATTCGCCACGCACAAAGAG GAGACAATGGATGCCACACTGCCCGGGCTCTCCGAAAAGGCCCAGGGCGACTTTGTCCAGGGGCTTTCTCATCTTGATTCGCCCTGTACCACTCACTATGACTCCCTCGTAACTTCCTTGCCATTGACGATCAAGTCTCTTGGCAAGGCCTCTCTCAAAAAAAGGATAGAGGCGCTACAGGATCAGTCGGCCGACGAGTTTTGCCCTCTAACCGAATCACAAGCGGTTCAGTGTCTTCAAACGAGCTTCACGTCTCCCACACCAGGATCGATGGCTATCACGCGCATGGACTTTGCGTTTGCCTTTGACAATATCGCAACCCCAGAGTCGTCCTCCGCCATCCCGGCATCCTATCTCGACCCATCTGTGTTTGACAGAACGCTGAAactcatcgtcctcgacgTGGCCCCATATGTCCGTGGCATTGTGGCCTATGAGCAATCCCTCCAGAAGCAGAGACTGAAGATGAGCAGTCTTCTTAGCGAAGGCGGGAAAGGAACTCAAGGCACGAAGCGGATGCGGACGACAAGAGCTGCTTTGTCTGCAATGGAGGGTGGATCGAGGAGCAACAAACGGGGTGAGAGGTGGTTTAAAGCCGAGTTGAACCCTTATTTGGTAGCCAGGACAggcgggaaggggtggaaCCCCGGGCTGGATCTTGACGAGCTTCCAATTCCGCCAAGTCCGCTGAAGAGGAGTCCGATGAAGAGCTCTGCCGGGGAAGGGACGTCTCCCGAAGCATCTCCAGTCAAACCGAAGAAGGCCGTGGGGAAACGGGGTAGAAAGCCCAAAGTCCAGAAAATTGTTGTAGATGAGGAGGACACGGCAGATGAAGTATGA
- a CDS encoding uncharacterized protein (EggNog:ENOG503NXVC) codes for MVSKLQIHTPYVLTTLAAPFADSQGTGRHVAGEVFGQKQGLKRKKRSELAVAIDGVAVTIYDVLSSQQVISHDVSTESVFTCPPYSLRWRPSSGKSASRYTYVSATTSKEKQITLFKEEISTSQATAVSSLSHTPRTKTPIVHLCAGAAHTSPHSVPGDELPNHEIIAVASDGTIIGLDGETLDEKWSTAPTVLVQGLASGSGSHLQVDFVQATTAADVVDGLFGGKNELFGVFKENVSRDGFNPDILLIITSSKTPENVTQQNLHVLALPSGRQAQSIFVTRLPSFPASTEYQLDARSGTLQTLANGLLSSYTFSSGSPRLETKLQISGMSSFLRISKTSVLAATPESFSIYNPIFRSLQAATPANSEGDCQLISYFGAREIAVGLHGSSLIAVQVEAPKNRNTKRRAEGLLTDAIRRGLPREQSETKRARAEHHSSAVLEQALPGVLSETMSAEWRNGVANAEELLAAEDLRAWEEFLASIFKVQTKPIEAQEAGSAATNGIVASPQLPEWIWPSSRAEYAHVDRRWIFYAISKVFAWNQPAADSEEPRLSCPLAASSVLNYLVDAGHLSTSNVKSAFKDETCELDNVDDIIGAELPPLLAQVDPTMALLLEYLSGTQLGPTELVSAVKLLLHSLDVDETPSSSEQKRLKGAAEKSADEDNDAIKMELDKAEEELQITEVHLSGHRFRGLGVAFSKLVACPAVSTVQSLRRLFKPEQIIGLLNVLRAELIKDGWTSDYREEIEAPPDGSLQLIADLMTRCIDAVGLGGWMAFDGVLANSASHEDAADYFGRFNHEIDSALQGIHDAIYLQSMLAEATRYAKRARRALLDAGKGMPTTVQFTEQLPVGLKTDARISMERIRSGGEIVQRSSRDIGQAISRRRAVYSVQRIPEELLLGVRGSRETVVQEAK; via the exons ATGGTGTCCAAACTACAGATACACACTCCCTATGTGTTGACCACCCTTGCCGCCCCCTTCGCCGACTCCCAGGGCACCGGTCGCCATGTTGCAGGCGAGGTTTTTGGACAGAAGCAAGGACTCAAGCGCAAGAAACGGTCAGAGCTTGCCGTAGCCATTGACGGCGTCGCTGTCACTATCTACGAT GttctctcctcccagcaGGTCATATCTCACGATGTCTCGACAGAATCAGTCTTCACATGCCCCCCCTACTCGCTCAGATGGAGACCGTCTTCCGGGAAGAGCGCTTCTCGATACACATATGTTTCAGCTACCACGTCCAAGGAGAAACAGATCACACTGTTCAAGGAGGAAATTTCTACGTCCCAGGCCACAGCAGTGTCAAGCTTGTCGCATACGCCTCGAACCAAGACACCCATCGTCCATCTTTGCGCCGGCGCAGCTCATACTTCTCCACACTCGGTACCGGGCGATGAGCTCCCAAACCACGAAATAATTGCCGTGGCTTCCGACGGCACCATCATTGGCCTTGATGGGGAAACGCTTGACGAGAAGTGGTCAACTGCGCCTACCGTGCTTGTTCAAGGGCTTGCTTCTGGTTCGGGATCGCATCTTCAGGTTGACTTTGTCCAGGCCACCACCGCGGCTGATGTTGTCGATGGCCTGTTTGGTGGTAAGAACGAGCTGTTTGGCGTTTTCAAGGAAAATGTGAGCCGCGATGGGTTCAATCCggatatcctcctcatcatcacgTCGTCCAAAACGCCCGAGAACGTCACCCAGCAAAATCTGCACGTTCTTGCTCTTCCGTCGGGGAGACAGGCGCAGTCGATCTTTGTCACTCGGCTCCCAAGTTTCCCGGCTTCGACCGAATATCAGCTCGATGCGAGATCCGGCACACTGCAGACCTTGGCCAACGGGCTACTCTCCAGTTACACCTTCAGCTCCGGCAGTCCGCGCCTTGAGACTAAGCTACAGATCTCCGGCATGAGCTCGTTTCTTCGAATCTCCAAGACGTCTGTCCTCGCCGCTACGCCCGAGTCCTTTTCCATCTACAACCCCATCTTTCGCTCTCTCCAAGCTGCCACCCCTGCCAACTCCGAAGGTGATTGTCAACTCATTTCCTACTTTGGCGCCCGGGAAATTGCGGTTGGCTTGCACGGATCAAGCCTCATTGCCGTACAGGTTGAGGCGCCCAAGAACCGCAACACGAAGCGTCGTGCAGAGGGACTATTGACGGATGCGATTCGCCGCGGATTACCTCGTGAACAATCCGAAACAAAACGAGCTCGTGCAGAGCACCACTCTTCGGCAGTTCTTGAACAAGCCCTGCCCGGCGTGCTATCTGAAACCATGTCTGCTGAATGGAGAAATGGCGTGGCCAACGCGGAGGAGCTTCTTGCCGCCGAAGATTTGCGTGCCTGGGAAGAGTTCCTCGCCAGTATTTTCAAAGTTCAAACCAAGCCGATCGAAGCTCAGGAAGCTGGCTCTGCTGCTACAAATGGCATCGTCGCCAGTCCTCAGCTACCAGAATGGATCTGGCCCTCTTCCAGAGCCGAATATGCGCATGTCGACAGGCGCTGGATATTTTACGCCATCAGCAAAGTGTTTGCGTGGAATCAGCCGGCTGCCGACTCGGAGGAGCCTAGATTGTCTTGCCCACTTGCGGCGAGCAGTGTTCTTAACTATCTGGTAGATGCTGGCCACTTGTCCACCTCCAATGTCAAATCAGCCTTCAAGGATGAGACGTGCGAGTTGGACAATGTCGACGATATTATTGGAGCGGAGCTGCCTCCCCTTCTTGCTCAAGTCGACCCCACGATGGCGTTACTCCTTGAGTACTTGTCAGGAACTCAGCTTGGCCCCACAGAGCTTGTTTCCGCTGTCAAGTTGCTTCTCCACAGCCTGGACGTGGATGAAACCCCGTCCAGTTCGGAACAGAAACGTCTGAAGGGCGCCGCCGAAAAGAGTGCTGATGAGGATAATGACGCCATCAAGATGGAACTCGACAAGGCTGAAGAGGAACTCCAGATCACCGAGGTGCATCTGAGTGGGCACCGTTTCCGAGGACTCGGTGTGGCATTTAGCAAGTTGGTTGCTTGCCCAGCAGTGAGCACTGTCCAGAGCCTTCGGCGTCTGTTCAAGCCCGAGCAGATCATCGGGCTACTTAATGTGTTGCGGGCCGAACTCATCAAAGATGGCTGGACGTCGGATTATCGGGAGGAAATCGAGGCGCCCCCAGACGGAAGCCTGCAGCTCATCGCGGATCTTATGACCAGATGCATAGACGCGGTCGGCCTGGGCGGTTGGATGGCGTTTGACGGTGTGCTCGCTAACTCGGCCAGCCACGAAGATGCGGCTGACTACTTTGGGCGGTTCAATCACGAAATCGACTCCGCCTTGCAAGGCATTCACGACGCTATCTATCTGCAGAGCATGCTGGCCGAGGCCACCAGGTACGCAAAGAGGGCCCGTCGGGCGCTTTTGGACGCCGGCAAGGGAATGCCCACAACGGTGCAGTTCACAGAGCAGCTGCCGGTAGGGCTCAAGACAGATGCCAGGATATCTATGGAAAGGATCAGGTCAGGCGGAGAAATTGTCCAGCGCAGCAGCCGAGATATTGGCCAGGCCATCAGCCGGAGGAGGGCCGTTTACTCGGTGCAGCGGATACCGGAGGAGCTGTTGTTGGGCGTGAGGGGATCACGCGAAACCGTTGTGCAGGAAGCCAAGTAA
- a CDS encoding uncharacterized protein (EggNog:ENOG503P2ET): protein MTVANDRVLRVESVDALAQQLYRRSRTAGPDFSKLSKAVGSLQRVLKHLRDEVQDADSLLNQPGSSNHDSPNGVYHEELTRLVQESDYTIKQVNTIIEKYGGASAVSNGMGAESRDSSRTPDEDPTDKALKIDLVRERVVSQKAKLVNFLDMVQLHNPSKVHHSLVKLDNNSQMEDIKNKVDIVANRLFQKRRGSPVGEHQEELWQEFKTELENEGFSSDVLRNNKEVLRAYIRELESHKAPQDGTPPSVRGLLEWGTQPPMGEQGASSSYPVPNPDPRPNHGDAPISNEGRRRIPTSDTEKTLQVHRHLQPPAISNHSSHLSYDYCTSSEPSDSESNPVSQTTLISTRDILTLDLYEANKMPGRLGSRGPPPNYNLSPGTSPGNRYLPPGVQPLQIPGADAISYDGQYSRPPRYASPSSQFPPPYTRALSPSSSTVTPPPPYTSQVSLSVPPAGNDLSYHQHRQQQARQHSNLAPDGRGKQIPLDATWTRIKRSLVSPVVLERAGVRYEARPTFVAVLGKLSPEQIAEYARQTAEVRNARGPSNAPSEIYEPPNRARPRGYPEGRRMRGGGGGRIRSNNNPPQPAHWDDGDSSDDQRDYRQEAARTKYIPRGYTPDKYRPEDKGARAHPIIISPPDSGYGEGSRVSPSATVEPKPILKQNHVRFNDGPRDISPGYYTDRSHREKGRRRSERDNQDRDDRARDDRSGDRDSRAREQRERERERERERERERERDRPRRGSSRDRRGREGEGRGRGRGRGNASGNETGSGSAATANTPTGIEIGIGTAERTVMATGTETGRGKMIGRL, encoded by the exons ATGACGGTTGCGAACGACCGCGTGTTGCGCGTCGAGTCGGTCGATGCCCTTGCACAACAGTTGTATCGCCGTTCTCGGACTGCTGGCCCGGATTTCAGTAAACTGAGCAAGGCTGTTGGCAGTCTCCAAAGGGTCCTCAAGCACCTACGCGACGAGGTCCAGGACGCCGACTCCCTTCTCAACCAACCGGGATCGTCCAATCATGACAGTCCAAATGGCGTCTATCATGAGGAGCTGACCAGGCTCGTCCAGGAGAGCGACTACACCATCAAGCAGGTGAACACGATTATCGAAAAATATGGTGGTGCCAGCGCTGTCTCGAATGGCATGGGAGCCGAGAGCCGGGATTCCTCCAGGACCCCTGATGAAGACCCAACCGACAAGGCACTCAAGATTGACCTAGTCAGGGAGCGCGTGGTCTCCCAAAAGGCCAAACTTGTCAACTTTCTGGACATGGTGCAGCTACACAACCCATCAAAGGTGCATCATTCGCTGGTGAAATTAGACAACAACTCGCAGATGGAAGacatcaagaacaaggtgGATATCGTTGCCAACCGCTTGTTTCAAAAAAGACGAGGTTCACCAGTGGGAGAGCACCAAGAAGAGCTGTGGCAAGAGTTCAAGACTGAGCTCGAAAACGAGGGATTCTCGTCAGACGTCCTCCGCAACAACAAG GAAGTCCTTCGGGCATACATACGCGAGCTCGAATCGCACAAAGCCCCTCAGGACGGAACACCCCCTTCTGTTCGCGGACTGCTCGAATGGGGCACCCAACCGCCAATGGGAGAGCAGGGTGCTTCCTCATCCTACCCAGTGCCCAACCCGGACCCAAGACCCAACCATGGTGATGCCCCCATTAGTAACGAGGGACGACGACGGATCCCGACCTCGGACACAGAGAAAACCCTTCAAGTCCATCGACATTTACAACCTCCTGCCATCTCTAACCATTCATCACATCTCAGCTATGACTACTGCACATCATCTGAACCCTCCGACTCCGAGTCCAACCCTGTTTCTCAAACGACCTTGATATCAACGCGAGATATTCTCACCCTTGACTTGTACGAAGCTAACAAGATGCCTGGACGCCTGGGCTCACGCGGCCCACCACCCAACTACAACCTGTCTCCTGGAACATCGCCAGGAAATCGGTATTTGCCTCCTGGGGTTCAGCCGCTGCAGATCCCTGGAGCAGATGCCATCTCTTACGATGGCCAGTACTCGAGGCCTCCTCGATACGCTTCGCCATCCTCTCAGTTCCCGCCCCCTTACACCAGAGCCTTGTCCCCAAGTTCATCGACCGtgacaccaccgcctccctaCACCAGCCAAGTGTCGCTCTCGGTCCCTCCTGCCGGGAATGATCTTTCTTATCACCAACatcggcagcaacaagctcGGCAGCACAGTAACCTAGCCCCCGATGGTCGAGGCAAACAGATCCCACTGGACGCGACCTGGACCAGAATCAAGCGCAGCCTTGTATCGCCTGTCGTTCTCGAGAGAGCTGGTGTGCGTTACGAGGCCAGACCGACCTTTGTTGCAGTCCTTGGCAAGCTGTCCCCCGAGCAAATTGCCGAGTATGCCAGACAGACTGCCGAAGTCCGAAACGCAAGAGGCCCATCCAATGCTCCAAGCGAGATCTATGAACCCCCCAACCGAGCACGCCCTCGAGGATACCCCGAGGGACGAAGGATGcgtggaggcggaggtggaagaaTTCggagcaacaacaacccaccccaaccGGCACACTGGGATGATGGCGATTCCTCCGACGATCAACGTGATTACCGCCAGGAGGCGGCACGCACCAAATACATACCCAGAGGCTACACCCCCGATAAATACCGCCCCGAAGACAAGGGTGCAAGAGCCCACCCCATCATTATCTCGCCCCCTGATAGCGGCTACGGCGAAGGCAGTAGGGTCTCACCCTCGGCCACTGTTGAGCCGAAGCCGATCTTGAAACAGAACCACGTCCGGTTCAACGATGGACCGAGGGACATCTCTCCCGGCTATTACACAGATCGTTCCCACCGCGAAAAGGGTCGACGCCGTTCTGAGCGGGACAACCAAGACCGAGATGACAGAGCCAGGGATGACCGGTCCGGTGATCGGGACAGTCGAGCTCGCGAGCAGCGTGaacgggagcgggagcgggaacGGGAACGGGAACGTGAAAGAGAGAGGGACCGGCCTCGCAGAGGTAGTTCCCGCgacaggagagggagggagggggaggggagagggagagggagagggagagggaacgCGAGCGGGAACGAGaccgggagcgggagcgcCGCAACCGCCAATACACCGACAGGGATAGAGATAGGGATCGGTACAGCCGAGAGAACAGTAATGGCAACCGGTACAGAGACAGGTCGAGGGAAGATGATAGGTCGGCTTTGA